From a region of the Streptomyces tirandamycinicus genome:
- the carA gene encoding glutamine-hydrolyzing carbamoyl-phosphate synthase small subunit yields the protein MTTSTRGTRVPAVLVLEDGRTFRGRAYGAVGQTFGEAVFSTGMTGYQETLTDPSYHRQVVVMTAPHVGNTGVNDEDPESRRIWVSGYVVRDPARIPSNWRSRRSLDEELAAQGVVGISGVDTRALTRHLRERGAMRVGIFSGNALPDEGTMLAEVRQAPEMKGADLSAEVATKEAYVVPAIGPDGAAVPLGTARFTVAAVDLGIKGMTPHRMAERGIEVHVLPATATVDEVYAVGPDGVFFSNGPGDPATADHAVAVMRGVLERGTPLFGICFGNQILGRALGFGTYKLKYGHRGINQPVQDRTTGKVEVTAHNHGFAVDAPLDRVSDTPYGRAEVSHVCLNDDVVEGLRLLDRPAFSVQYHPEAAAGPHDAAYLFDRFVSLMEGQRA from the coding sequence ATGACGACCTCCACCAGGGGAACCCGCGTTCCCGCCGTACTCGTCCTGGAGGACGGCCGGACCTTCCGCGGCCGTGCCTACGGGGCCGTGGGGCAGACCTTCGGCGAGGCCGTGTTCTCCACCGGGATGACCGGCTACCAGGAGACCCTCACCGACCCCTCGTACCACCGCCAGGTCGTGGTGATGACCGCCCCGCACGTCGGCAACACCGGCGTCAACGACGAGGACCCCGAGTCGCGGCGCATCTGGGTGTCCGGCTACGTCGTGCGCGACCCGGCCAGGATTCCCTCCAACTGGCGCTCCCGCCGCTCCCTCGACGAGGAACTCGCGGCCCAGGGCGTCGTCGGCATCAGCGGTGTCGACACCCGCGCCCTCACCCGCCATCTGCGCGAGCGCGGCGCGATGCGCGTCGGGATCTTCTCCGGCAACGCGCTGCCCGACGAGGGCACGATGCTCGCCGAGGTCCGCCAGGCGCCCGAGATGAAGGGCGCCGACCTGTCCGCCGAGGTGGCCACCAAGGAGGCGTACGTCGTCCCCGCGATCGGCCCCGACGGTGCTGCCGTACCGCTCGGCACGGCGAGGTTCACCGTCGCCGCCGTCGACCTGGGCATCAAGGGGATGACCCCGCACCGCATGGCCGAGCGGGGCATCGAGGTGCACGTCCTGCCCGCCACGGCGACGGTCGACGAGGTGTACGCCGTCGGCCCCGACGGCGTGTTCTTCTCCAACGGCCCGGGCGACCCGGCCACCGCCGACCACGCCGTCGCGGTGATGCGGGGCGTGCTGGAGCGCGGCACGCCGCTGTTCGGCATCTGCTTCGGCAACCAGATCCTGGGCCGGGCGCTGGGCTTCGGCACCTACAAGCTCAAGTACGGCCACCGGGGCATCAACCAGCCCGTGCAGGACCGTACGACCGGCAAGGTCGAGGTCACCGCGCACAACCACGGCTTCGCCGTGGACGCCCCGCTCGACAGGGTCTCCGACACCCCCTACGGCCGGGCGGAGGTCTCCCACGTCTGCCTCAACGACGACGTGGTGGAGGGCCTCCGGCTGCTCGACCGGCCGGCCTTCAGCGTCCAGTACCACCCCGAGGCGGCCGCGGGCCCGCACGACGCCGCGTACCTGTTCGACCGCTTCGTCTCCCTGATGGAGGGCCAGCGTGCCTAA